The sequence below is a genomic window from Patescibacteria group bacterium.
GCCGAAATTTTAGCCCAAACATTTTTCGCAAAACCATAAAAGTTGACGGGAAAACTGTCAAAATTACAATTTGTTCGAGATGCTATAAAAAACAAATTCTCTAAAGAGATTCTTTTTTAATTTTATCAAAACATTCCTGGCAATAAACCGGGATGTTTTTTTTGATATC
It includes:
- the rpmB gene encoding 50S ribosomal protein L28, yielding MAKCQVCDKGLRKGNNVSHSHRKTRRNFSPNIFRKTIKVDGKTVKITICSRCYKKQIL